A window of Littorina saxatilis isolate snail1 linkage group LG7, US_GU_Lsax_2.0, whole genome shotgun sequence contains these coding sequences:
- the LOC138970894 gene encoding uncharacterized protein → MDTARIAAWLMNEKELQDSSLRTAQPSFLRRPPQPQNVVTSAGYPDRDWTNPNRFSDPLHRTSRLSSCGLTLPGRPNKAYTWHLDSQLPCTLTTAKPRTNLYGREQSRARAGGEDGGLSRSRTDWGEHHELSLFANAVSKPDAREGKEMRMKGRGHLSHTWERVGQHREKQYRERAADLGSRTLAAGSAVSLPGRLSPRVFSQPGGGRSLTPTESFRGQIGGSAYVPSHTSRQRDSPCHSQRVSASPHATVNRLSPGVFHRLHSPASRHSPTPHLSSGRSPYSSTHSTSPNSPYLSKQTGNSLIPSTQSSPFSSQASSNGDVSFGSETDDDFFYVSCHELARGLADLSVSSSPSLLQGARHDERTAPLTSPRNGDYAEEEFDFGGFSDDALSDDVFLDNPQPADMAPTELLAPGSARDLSPQSKETNRALVKENNEGSEIGAGAIEPHPAVESLRRNSIQSKMRQTWRNRRHKGSAGHRASSSNRGSQDTSTRSSSGRSSSTDQPASQNSSSPLLQPSAEEKSTTKDPEEKPCYYYVISPTDDVDMPDVIAVRKSSVELIRWQNSLRRRRRRQAKRHDLGRVTKREPKLSATV, encoded by the exons ATGGACACTGCAAGGATTGCAGCTTGGCTGATGAATGAAAAG GAATTACAAGACTCCAGTCTGCGAACAGCACAGCCATCATTTTTACGACGTCCCCCTCAGCCGCAAAACGTCGTCACCAGCGCAGGTTACCCTGATCGGGACTGGACAAACCCAAACCGGTTTTCTGACCCACTGCACCGAACCAGTCGTCTCTCCAGCTGTGGCCTGACTCTCCCAGGTCGCCCTAACAAGGCCTACACGTGGCACCTTGACAGCCAGTTGCCATGCACACTGACGACAGCGAAGCCAAGGACAAATTTGTACGGCAGAGAACAGTCAAGGGCAAGGGCAGGCGGGGAAGACGGGGGGCTGTCAAGGTCAAGGACAGACTGGGGTGAACACCACGAACTTTCACTTTTTGCCAATGCAGTCAGCAAGCCTGACGCCAGAGAAGGGAAGGAGATGAGGATGAAGGGGCGTGGTCATCTGTCCCATACCTGGGAGAGAGTTGGACAGCATCGAGAGAAACAGTACAGAGAGCGTGCAGCTGACCTGGGTTCAAGGACACTCGCGGCTGGGTCAGCGGTGTCACTGCCAGGGCGGCTCAGTCCTCGTGTGTTCAGCCAGCCAGGAGGAGGACGCTCTCTAACCCCCACAGAAAGCTTCAGAGGCCAGATCGGTGGCAGTGCCTACGTACCGAGCCACACGAGTCGTCAGAGAGACAGCCCATGTCACAGTCAGCGAGTCAGTGCCAGCCCGCACGCTACAGTCAACCGATTAAGCCCCGGTGTGTTTCACAGACTGCATAGCCCGGCAAGCAGACACAGTCCCACCCCACACCTGTCCTCTGGGAGGAGTCCCTACTCTTCAACACATTCCACCTCTCCTAACTCGCCTTACCTGTCCAAACAGACCGGCAACTCCTTGATCCCTTCCACACAGTCATCTCCATTTTCGAGCCAAGCTTCTAGCAATGGTGACGTCAGCTTCGGCTCGGAGACTGACGACGACTTCTTTTACGTTTCTTGCCACGAGCTAGCACGAGGACTTGCCGATCTGTCTGTGTCGTCATCGCCATCATTGCTCCAGGGTGCGCGGCACGATGAGCGCACAGCGCCCTTAACTTCACCCCGAAATGGTGATTATGCAGAGGAAGAGTTCGACTTTGGCGGATTCAGCGATGACGCACTAAGTGATGACGTCTTTTTGGACAATCCCCAACCAGCAGACATGGCACCCACTGAGCTGTTGGCCCCTGGATCGGCCAGAGACCTGTCACCACAAAGCAAAGAGACTAACAGAGCTCTGGTAAAGGAAAACAACGAGGGGAGTGAAATCGGAGCAGGAGCGATAGAACCCCACCCAGCTGTTGAATCTTTACGCAGAAACAGCATTCAGAGCAAGATGAGACAGACATGGCGCAACCGACGTCACAAAGGAAGCGCCGGGCACAGAGCTTCATCAAGCAACAGAGGTTCACAGGACACATCTACTAGGAGTTCTTCGGGACGCTCTTCATCAACTGATCAGCCTGCGTCACAAAACTCTTCCTCGCCCCTCCTTCAACCTTCCGCGGAAGAGAAATCCACAACAAAGGACCCCGAAGAGAAACCTTGCTACTATTACGTCATCTCGCCCACTGATGACGTCGACATGCCTGACGTCATCGCCGTGCGAAAGAGCAGCGTGGAGCTCATTCGATGGCAGAATTCTCTACGCAGGCGCAGACGTCGACAAGCTAAGCGCCATGACCTTGGCAGAGTCACAAAACGGGAACCTAAATTGTCAGCTACTGTTTGA
- the LOC138970905 gene encoding nuclear pore complex protein Nup50-like translates to MSKRKPGSELNDRNWDEEDEPEEAGTFQLADQDVLRARTIRKAKRTVHTAGGGSGGSVFAGFALKTADSSVPKPAMSTGVTLNFGSNLNFQPKSNGTSQQSAEVNNGSSDENPEYLRQLKVLNENILSWIQKHVGDNPYCILTPSFKDYEKHLADLEKKYGVKVAGGTPGKTTNASTGSGGGQEKTAPSLFGSAGTGPMAGFFGQSAAAKSDVDSDKEKSESKAGGLSGCSGFSFGTGLTKTDGFGTSNFSQGASVFGVSSSGSTPATFSFAAAAPKPDSSGAGQTSSNATGAGEDEYEPPKVEVREIKEDGAVYTKRCKLFYQKDGQWADRGVGNLHLKLTDGGRTQLIVRADTNLGNILLNILLTPAIPTKRQGKNNVFLVCTPNPPLDPKNTSTDPVPMLIRVKTAEDADELLAKMEELKGDA, encoded by the exons GCTGGGACATTCCAGTTGGCTGACCAGGATGTACTGCGGGCTCGAACCATAAGGAAAGCAAAGAGGACAGTTCACACAGCAGGTGGCGGCTCCGGT GGGAGCGTGTTTGCGGGCTTTGCTTTGAAGACAGCTGACAGCTCAGTCCCGAAACCAGCCATGTCCACTGgggtgaccttgaactttggcAGTAATCTCAACTTTCAACCCAAGTCAAACGGCACATCACAGCAATCTGCCGAAGTGAACAATGGCAGCTCGGACGAAAACCCAGAATACCTTCGCCAGCTCAAGGTTTTGAATGAGAACATTCTGTCATGGATTCAGAAACATGTGGGTGACAACCCCTACTGTATTCTCACCCCATCTTTCAAGGATTATGAGAAGCACTTGGCTGACTTGGAGAAGAAGTATGGCGTCAAGGTTGCTGGCGGAACACCCGGCAAAACCACCAATGCTTCAACAGGGTCTGGAGGTGGGCAGGAAAAAACTGCTCCCTCTTTGTTTGGATCAGCCGGCACCGGTCCGATGGCGGGTTTCTTTGGCCAGTCTGCTGCTGCAAAAAGTGATGttgacagtgacaaagaaaaatCAGAAAGCAAAG CTGGCGGATTGTCGGGTTGCAGTGGTTTCAGCTTTGGCACTGGTCTGACCAAGACTGATGGTTTTGGTACTTCCAATTTCTCCCAAGGCGCCAGTGTCTTTGGTGTCAGTAGTTCCGGCAGCACTCCTGCCACTTTCAGCTTTGCTGCAGCAGCTCCTAAACCTGACAGCTCCGGCGCTGGACAAACATCAAGCAATGCAACCG GAGCTGGTGAGGACGAATACGAGCCACCCAAAGTTGAGGTGAGGGAAATCAAGGAGGACGGTGCTGTTTATACAAAAAG GTGTAAGCTGTTTTACCAGAAAGACGGTCAGTGGGCGGACAGAGGCGTGGGCAACCTTCACCTCAAGCTCACAGACGGCGGTCGCACCCAGCTTATTGTCAGAGCGGACACAAACTTAG GCAACATTTTGTTGAACATCCTCCTGACGCCAGCCATCCCGACCAAGCGGCAGGGCAAAAACAACGTGTTTCTGGTGtgcacccccaaccctcccttgGACCCCAAGAACACCAGCACCGACCCCGTCCCGATGCTGATCCGTGTTAAGACTGCGGAAGATGCTGACGAACTTTTGGCCAAAATGGAAGAGCTGAAAGGGGACGCATGA